The segment TCACAGTTataattttaaatgcaaaatgtttccaaactaTGAAACGGTAAGACGTCCattggctctgtagtttaaactgacaAATTGAGGCAATGAATCAAGCATTTATATTACTAGTAAACATTATCGATATTTcagtgaatcgtttcagccctaaaaGGAAGATGTCTATTAATGCATTGTCAAAGAGAAACAGTCCAGATATTTGCTATATGCTTACTACAATGATGGGAAATAGAAGAGGAAGATTTGTGTGTGTGGATTTCTGATTCACAGATGTGGAAAGCCTAGATCACAATAACTGTAAATCAAAAGttgtttacaatttataaagATCATCATCACAGAAATGACAAACAGAGAAAGAAAATGTCTTGATTTCTTGGTCAAAAAGTAATTGAAAGTACCATTTGTGATGAATGCAGGTTTGTTTAGAAAGCTATTGAAGAAAGCATATAAAAAGTACCATTCTAGATAATAGTCCTTCACCTGCTTCAGCAATGTCAAATAAGCTTATTGAATGCCATGGGTCATAATGAATAATTAAATGCAACTTATGTACATGCTGCATGGATGATATTGGTAGtgaaaaacatgttttgttATCCTCAAATTCTATAGCATATCTATCCAGTAAACAACAGCATTATAGACGTAACAAGGAGTAATCAGGCAATTCATTCTAGAccaaaaaaatgaaatgcatgaaaaattatttgaaaagattCAGCAACAAATTACTGCCATGTGTTTCTTTTTTTGAGCAGTATATTTACAGTCTTAACAGTAATAGCGATACATTAATGTCTATCATTCTGGTAAGGTATGTGTATCTGCATTCTTTTGAATTCTTTGTTTCAAGTCTTAGGGATCTAGAAATGGAAAATAACCGTTAACTATAATATTGATTAATGGTGAAGTTTATTGtcaaaattcaattaattttaattgtagACAAGAGTTTTAGCCTTGCAGCACAGTTTGGTGGTTTATATAGAAGAACAGCCCTCAGGGTTCGCCAAGAGGTAGGTCTGAAATTGACGAACATTGATAGTTTCACATAtgaatgttttaattattatttgtaTCGGTCATCAGCTTTCAGGTAAGAGGAGTGGATGACAAAAGAGATAATTTGATTAAATAGAACCAAAAAAGTTGCCACGGAAGTGATGGAACAGCTCTATTTTCATTACAACAGTATTATGCCTACTGCATCCAAAAAAAGTGGGCTTAGTAGAATCACCCTGTCAATTTGTCTGATAGTGTGTGGCTATATCACATCATCACAAATATATAAACTATTTCCCCAAACTTATGGAACAGAGGCTGCATGTGACCTACATTGTGCTGTTTTGACTCTTTCTAAATGTCAGAGTTTGAATGTTTCATCTTTATTTGTTACCAAACTTGCTCATATAGAACAGCTTGGGATGTTTCTGTTTAACTCTGTGGTTAGGATGAGGTGTCAGACCTCCATTTTGTGTTGATAGACTGTTGTTATCGTGCATCTCTGTATGTTTCACTTAACTTATGCCAGGATGCAGCCTCTGAACAATACAGAACTTTCGGTATGTGCCGGAatgaccgattatatttgatgtttatacaccacggtcacgtgataataaccaattgtagggcaagtTGACATTGATACAAATGGTGTTTCGCTAGCGCACAGCCCATAAAGAGCTAATTAAGCGCTGTCTtacgatgacgatccaagtcactattggtgcttagtacctgggagTAAGttagatggaagggaaaaggcGTATTTAGACGCGTGTCActggatgcaaggcgtgaagttttaccgacatcctcaagatattccctatatttatttccctcgccaactcacataatttaatcaaatgcattttcctataaaatggttgtagtgattccttactttcaaagatagcatttaaatgcaggaatttgatagcaaatgaagtattccatgcttgtttacttagctgttattgtaatccggaagtgacatgccttacaaattacgttcaacgcgcgataaaagtcagagtggatccgtatctcgaaagtcccgtattcaGTGAATATGATTAAGGACACAGCCTTTCAAGGCAGCTTCACACTATAACAACAATTATATAAGTCAAATCAAGTAATTGTGGGTTAACTTAAACTACttccattattttttatctgCTTTTGGCATGATGTGAGTTTATGTATTTAGTTCAGATCAAGAGCAGTGTGAATGTGAGGTGGGTTAAGCAGTAATAGAAAGAAAACAAAGCTGGCTATTTGCTTGATTTATTCATATATGGTGAGGTTCTCAGATTTCATTAAATTGCACCAGTAGTTCCACATTGAAATAATTTAGAGAATGACTATTACTATTGCCCCAAAGATTCAAAGTAGATGGTAATATATGAAAAGGAAAATGAGACCTGGGGTCCTTTACACTCTTTGTGTTGCTCACCGAAAGTTGATATAGATGAacatattatcattttgcttttctttttctcGATAGCTTTTCTTTCTAATTCATGAGATTCATTTAGTATATAGATCACACGAAATATCTTTCTTCTTTATTCTACTAAAGCAAATTTTCAGATTCCTATTGCCTGTAGTGTTCATGTCATAATTTCATTCAGCTTAATCAGACTACTGAACATTtgcttagggctattccagaaataaatacatgggggggtcgggaggcaccttttgtatataccaagcacccataaaaaaaaaaaaaaaaattaccccatgacccatcaaattaataaactcattttacaatgacccatctaataaaaaaaaaactaaccagacccaccacaaaaatatttttaaaaatgaaaacggtacaaatctcgcgaggttttcgggacaaacattctagtcaatgacgcggtaatgcctgtgcgacattgtatcacagtagttctgaagaaacgatgtcacatcaacaatcaaaggcatctatggcgggaatgttggaaagattgggagtccaaacgatgctattatcatgaaatgggtatggatatgtttttccacgaatcgttcgtcttctaatggagcccgcgcccggatacctctatatcaccatcacaccgactgataaatataacgcatcggtaccctcgtataaatcaactaaggtttgcctatttttattagaaaacggagtacctattggtttcaaaatattcccaaaatcgatgcactgtaaactgtaataatctacagaacagagttcgccgccgcgccatcacgtccaaagggacatttgatcatttctggaacagccctaagtaACTGGGTGGCCATTATCTACATGGACACGTTTTTGCTTTCCACACTCTCACAGAGGCTTTTAGAATGCTGAAAACAGCCGACGAATCAATGTTCGTAATATTTGCAAGGTTTTCCACGGTatattttgggtttttttctctctctatgtCTCCCTTTGGTTTTCAGTGCCAAGATAGCAGTCCATGTGTCAGCAGCAGGTCCCGGGAAGAAACCAGGCCCTGTAACAAATAGTCGCTATGACTACATCAGATTCTCCTTCAGAGAAGCTGGTGAAGGTCAGgtaaggtcaaagttcaagtaTTTGCATACAGTATCGAATTTTAATGTCTACAGAAGGGAAAATGTGTCTGAactttaggaattttttttcatcaatttcTTCCTTTCCAAGCAGTCTAAGTACATAATAATGTTTATAACTTCTGTTTATAGTTTTTCAGAGATTACAATGAACAGTTGCAACAGAGAAAATGGGAGCATGTATTGCCACCACGAAACCCAGCAGCAACGGTTGAGTCTTCTTTCATCATATTTCTAATTGGAGTTCATCTTTACATCATTAAATGCAATCTTTCAGTTTTGGGGTATTTTGCTTTTTAGGCTCCCCGTCATAGAGCTGGAATCATGGGCATAGAACAAACCATTCAacaaacacatgctaacacagACAAAAACATCTCTCAAGCTTTCCAAGATCTCACAAAACTTATGGAGAAGGTGTGTTATAATACCAAGAAATTCAAGATTTTTAAGTTCTTAGTTATACTGAATTCTTCATGCCCAATACATAATCGTAATTGAATGTtttatgttaaatatacatgtatgatgataTTAACATACTTTTTCATGCATAGGCCAAAGAAATGGTGACACTCTCAAAAACAATAGCAAATAAGATCAAAGATAAGCAAGGCGAAGTTACGGATGATGAGGTAGGAATGAGTTATGCTTTAAAAGAATGAATACATTGATACCTGTACTTGGAAATAACAGAAAATACAACATACATTATTTAAAAGTAAATCAACTTTCTGCGTCTTTGACTTTTAACATCCTTTTCTGTTTTTAGACCATAAAATTTAAGTCCTATTTGCTGAGCATGGGTATCCCTAATCCTGTTACGAGGGAAACACATGGATCGGGTGACAAATACTACACAGAGCTGGCCAGACAGCTGTCTAATGTACTAGAAAAACCACTAAAGGTATTCTGAAAATTGCACCATATTTGTGTTATATTTAGTTGCTCTGGATCACCAGCATGTTAAGACAGAACTGTGACAATGATCAGATTTGGAACAAAGAATTAAACTTGGAATCATGACATATTTAATTCTTTCAgcttttgaaagtttttacaGAGCTGAAAGATTCTCTATAATAGTACAATTACACTGTTATGTACAGGTAGTTGGTACTTGTATTTTTAGAAATTGCTTTGTGCATGCTCCAGATGCTGAAACATCACATCAGTGAAAACTTGCATACTTTAATATCAAACATTACCAAAACGGTTTTTGTCTGACAACAGATTTTCAAACTATTGATTAGTGCATGTTGGTGGCAATTATAAGTTAACAAAGGAATACAATAGTGCTAATAACACGTAAAACATGTACCTACACTGTACTTCTTATTTGATTACAGGAGTGTAAGTGTGTTATGCGACTACTGATTTGATTATAAGAAGTGTaaatgtgttatacatgtatgacttcTAGTTTGATTACAGGAgggtacatatttgttttacattattaaTACTGTTTTGATTACAGGAATATGGTGGCATCATGACGCTGACAGATGTTTACTGTCGAGTTAACCGAGCCAGAGGCATGGAGGTAACTTTCTGTTTAATAGTGAaacttcttttttatttctgtaaacaatctatatatatacatgcttGGTAacacaaaaaaatctttagattAGACAACATTATATGATGTAGAGTACTTTGTATAATTGAATTCAAGGTTTGGCATCTAAATGTTGGTATAGTTTAAACAACTGGATTGCTGTTGATGCAAAGTTTCTTTACATAATTGTCAGAATGAACACAAGTCTGTACAGTCTGAATGATTAATGGAAATGCTTAATGTACTTAAAATAGGTTACTCCACATTTCAGTTACTGTCACCAGAAGATTTACTAAATGCTTGTGAAATGTTCGAAATTCTACGACTTCCAGTCAGGTACGTGTATTTGCGTTAAATTATCTTTAtttaataatgtacatgtatgtaccgaTAACTTCAAAATTGGACTGTCTCGGGTAAATCAACAAATTTAAAGGGGCAATGTTTCAAGTACAATATATGCTGAATAGTTCTGTATGCAAAAATATCCGACAGATTTTGACCTTAACAGGCCTCAAACTGTCTGGAAAATTTTCATACAGATATGTATTCAGCATAAATCCAATACTATTACAATGAATATAGGAATGCTATCTAATATTTGACACCCAAACTCCTAGACTGAACAAAGGAATGGCATCACACCAAAGTTTAAAATTCCATTATTGAGGAATAAATGAAAGTTTtggttgaaatattgttttctgACAAGGTGATTCATGTACACTGGAATTGCTTGCAGACTAAAGACGTTTGACAGTGGAGTGATGGTGTTACAGCTCCAGAGTCACAATGAAGAACAAGTCATCCACCTCACCACTCAGCTGGTCAGTttctattaatttcacctcaccACTCAGCTGGTCAGTTTCTATTAACTTCATCTACCAGTACATGTAAAGTAAGCATCTACATAATATTTCAAACCTAAAGGCCTATGAAATGAAGTCTGTTTTAGTTTGTTGCAATAAATTTCTATCTTTATAGGTGGAGGAGAAGGGTTCCTTAACTGCTGAAGACTTGTCCAAAGAAGTTGGTGTTTCTGTTATCTTGGCCAAAGAAAGGTATTTATTAAAATAGTGGAATGCAATGCATACCTTATCCCCATTTTTATTCAACCTTTTTGAACTTCATGCTTTATAATACACATTTTTTCTCCCCATTTGTAGATTACTTTTGACGGAGAAGGTTGGTGGTATCTGTCGTGATGAGTGTGTCGAAGGACTTAGATTTTATTCTAATCTTTTCTTAACTAAGGTCACCTgataatgtttaaaaaataacaaaatatgactttgttaaattattatttttgtttattctgtctgtaaaatttgtttacagtacatgtacaatatgtaacAATAAAagttaaaagaaatataaaacttGTTATTTGAACACAGACTTTTGTCACATTTGGAGATATCACCTGTTGGAAGTGTTTTGTCCGATTAGAAGGTTGTTTTTAGGTGTACAAGACAGTGGTTTTAAAGAACAGAGAGCAGTCTTGTAGCCATGTTCTCTGGCATAATGGCTCCTATCCATATCTACCAAATTCATGCAGTATTTACCTGAAAGTAAATTGTTTCAAGAATATAAAGATTTCTTTTATAGAAAACAATCTATAATACACATAATTACTGATATGATGCCCATCACATTGTGGCATATACTGATACAGATTTCCTAATGTTTCTACGGATTTCTATAAAATCCAAGATTATGGTGAAATATTTTGTTAGACTTTGCCACAGAACGAATCTCATCATTACATATTTTAGAAGTTGGCGTTGACACAAATCCCTTTCAATGTTGGTAGTGTTTAAAGCAGAGTTTTACCAATAAATTACCATGTAGTATGGATGTATTACTCTACAACTTCACACTACGATTGGTCGGAAATCTCCAGGTACAAATGTTAAAAAGAGGTTAGGAAAATTGAAATGCCAAATTTAAGGATCTGAACTGTTGAGACTCAAttggaacaaaactcaaacctGTAATTCAGTCagcttttaaaatatctttaaagtATGGTAGATCTGGAATTCTGAATTCTATGACATTATACAAGTCCAGGGGCAAGTATATGAGACTCGAATTTGACCTGTTgtcaaaaatcaacaaaatactAAAAATCACAAAGCAGAGAATCTCTTCACGCAAACTCAGCAATGCAACATCAAACTACTGCATTTTATATCAGTTTTATGTACACACTCACCCGACAACCCACACATGCACCATCATCttgctacatgtacacacattcaCTTCTGTGTTGCAAAAAAATCTAGGAAATGTAAATTctatataattttcaaagttgATGGCATGTAAATCTGCTCAAAGTAGGACAATTGAATCCAAACTTGACCTGTAATGCGTCAATATATAACTTCACACTATATATACTAGTAATCAATGTAATATCTGTAAACACAGCAAAAATGTTTGGAAAACTACCTCCATAAAATGTTCAAAGATTATAACTGCAGAAAATGCAccaatggaaaaaaaacccattgcaCTTGTTTGTAATTTATACACAACTTCATGATAGTAAAAATCAGCTCAGCAGACTTAGCAAAACAAAACTATGGAATTTATCTGACAGATGGATGGAAATGAGTTGCACTATATCCTCTCACAATTTATGGGAAGGGGATCCTAACAACTGGGTTAATCCtttgttaaaaaatttaaaagtcaGAGCTACATGTAGAACAACTACAGTAATTGTTAATGTCATATTTTCAGTGTTAAACAAACCTTGCTCCTCCAAAGCCATATTAAattcagtttgatcagcaacaTGGCCCAAGGTCAGAAACTCCTGGTAGAAAAAAAAGATGTTTAACAAATGGATGTCTTCAGAACAATTTTACTTGGATGAATTCCATCTATCATGTCTATTCAATGTACATACCTTGTACTCTATTTCAGCGTCTCTAAAGCGCTGACTCCTGGGATAGGTAATAAAATGTGTGTCCTGAATACCTCCATAGCAACAAGGACAGATCACAAACTGAGCCTCATTTCTGATACATTGTTTCAGCACCATGTCAGTAGCGACACCACAGGCATGTAAACACACCCCCAAGTCAAATTTCTCATGAAAGTAGTCTTGATTACACTGAAatgtaaaagtttattgttGTGATTGAAATTACACACTCACTCCaactatatgaattttcttgcTTATAGACTGCTACTAGACAATATATATTAAACGTTAAAGTCATTTATTATTGCATTAGAAAAGAATGACAGAGAAAGTCCACTTCTAAGGAACATATTTCACATGCAGGTGCATTATTGTTAAAAGTGCAGCTCTAGTCAAACAGTTGAaaagtgatacatgtattcacatGACTTTTATGCTTAAATGTGTGCACATGGTGGTCATCACATCATAAACATTAAGCATTCAAGCATCTGCTAATCTGCAgccttattacatgtatattttgcttTGGCTGTACCTGGAATATTGTAACATTCTGAAGTTTCAGGTCTTTTATGCGACTTCTAGCTCGTATTAAGGAATCTTCATTGTTTTCCACTAGATATATCTGGATAATTagaacacatacatgtatatacattaacaGTTCATAAAATGAAACTAAGAAGATTGAAAACTAGGCTAAAATTAACTCCAACAGGACTGGCACAATTATTTCTGTCTGGATGATTTGGTATACAGTGTGGGAATacagtttttttttacttctctCACCTTGCAATCAGGAAGAAGGTAAGCAATGACAATACCCAAGTGCCCctgtaaatgaaaattttagatACATTACAAACACGTTCCAAT is part of the Ostrea edulis chromosome 2, xbOstEdul1.1, whole genome shotgun sequence genome and harbors:
- the LOC125682503 gene encoding vacuolar protein-sorting-associated protein 36-like, which gives rise to MDRLEWSDTNLVPGEEGVNFQSGIAIYDGQDKTYFENGTLTLTTHRVIWKDNRDRTRVLALQHSLVVYIEEQPSGFAKSAKIAVHVSAAGPGKKPGPVTNSRYDYIRFSFREAGEGQFFRDYNEQLQQRKWEHVLPPRNPAATAPRHRAGIMGIEQTIQQTHANTDKNISQAFQDLTKLMEKAKEMVTLSKTIANKIKDKQGEVTDDETIKFKSYLLSMGIPNPVTRETHGSGDKYYTELARQLSNVLEKPLKEYGGIMTLTDVYCRVNRARGMELLSPEDLLNACEMFEILRLPVRLKTFDSGVMVLQLQSHNEEQVIHLTTQLVEEKGSLTAEDLSKEVGVSVILAKERLLLTEKVGGICRDECVEGLRFYSNLFLTKVT